The DNA region AGGTtgtaatgtttctattttaataaataagggacatttaattaattaatttataattatattaaaatttaaaattcggCGTACCAGTTGGACCAGTCCGACCAGTGACCCAGTTACAGTGGCAAGTGAATGTCtgatccggttttcaaaacgTTGGAGACGACAGTCGATATGGCTTAGGTAGTTAGGTCACAATCATAAACGAACACTGTGGAAGTAATGAAACTGCTGTACTAAATTTATAGTTAATACAGTTGTGAATAACAAACCATCCCTGGTTACTATTTATCATATGGAAAAATAATGTAATTACatagttttaagtttttctttACGTCTATCTATACCAGTGGCGGAGCCAGCAAAAATATTTACCGAGGTCAAGTTTAGAGTTCATATGTATTACATATGGGTCAATAAGTCTTTTActatattttctctgttttctcaATGAAaacacatgtaataaaaattccTTAACCTTAACTACCTCTGTCACTGATTTATACTATCAAAGCAAAATTTCTATTAAGGTTATGCTCATAATTTTCTGAAGTATTTACAACGGTATACCactgctttttgttttttttttaaaatttatttcggTCTGAATAACCAACGAGAACCAAGACTATTTATGACCAATAAGATTGTTTATACCACAAAGTCAATTGAAAAGCAAACCTATCTAAAAACGCCTGGACAACGGCTATAGCCACAAGAGTTTTTAAGGGTTTGAGATTGGTCAATGAATTTTGAGTTTCTTCACATATTTAAGGGTTATTCAAGATTTTGTGGTAAATCGGTGGGGGACGATGGTGTTTATTCATCAAATCTTTGGTGTTTTTGGTTTCGACTTGATTGGTTGCAAAAAGAATATTGGGAAATATAGGATTCAAATAGGCCGGGGAAAAATATTGTGgtttgtttttcctctttgtAGAGGTTTGTGTGCCTGATATATGCAGTTTTGTGCACTTTGGTTTCCTTTTATTGagtttgattttcttaaaaatagaCTACACTGCTTTTGATTTGATTGGATATGCactttggtttctttttattgagtttgattttcttaaaaatagaCTACGCTGCTTTTGATTTGATTGGGTATGATTGGATACTTGGCTTGGTAATAAGGCTGATTACATTGGTGATGCTGGGAAAGTAAGAAATTGTGGTTTTCCGTTCCTAGAAACAAGAACCCATAAGAGCATGGTCATGGATTTGAGGTTATGGTTTAAGTAAGGGCAGGACCGGCCCTGAAATTTTGGAAGCTGAAGACAAGTAacaaaagaatttaaaaatttgggggcttaaatttttttttttacaaatttgggggcctatatctatataaaattttcaaaaaaattggaAGCTTGAAGCAAATGTTTCATTAGGCTTGGCCTAGGGCCGGCCCTGAATAAGGGGGTGGGAGGGGGGTAAATTTACAGTGTCTATCATAACGGCTTTGCGGTTATTCTCATACAATTGAGTCAAGCAAAAAGTGATCTTTTGATGATTGGAAGTATAGAATAGCATCATATTTACGCTTAAACAAGGGTCATGTAACATATGTTGCAAAATGGATTACAAGAGAGATGTCTAATTTCTCATTTGCTTTCTGATATGAGTGTTTTTGTGTGGACtcattttagaaaagaaaagaaatgttTTACGCACTGTAAGAAAGGATTACAAGAGACAGGTCTAATTTCTCATTTGGTTTCTGATATGAGTGTTTTTGTGTGGACTCATTctagaaagaaaagaaatgttTTACACATTGTAAGAGAGACTGTAATGGAAAACAAGATTGAACACTTCTGAAAATTTGGgacttttatattttggttgtTGATTAATATAAACATCAATACTAGATCTGTCACATATTTATAAGtactataaaatattaaaaactaaaaagagaactaaatgaattttattttacacCGAGTAATAGTTACGtcaatcttaaaaaataataaagtagAACTAAAACAatgtttatttttcaaaaattatatgaggataaatttataactttataaatcatttttcaacatagttatattttaaaaacataaacaatcaACAAAACTATCAATCAACAAAATATAACCATATTagataaacaaatattaaaatacatacTCTTATAgtttaaacaaatatttgtaatttcaaaatgatatttagaaaaaaaaaatcccgcGCTTAGTATACTTTAAAGGAAATCGGAATATCCACAGTTacttttctaaacaaaaaaaaaattccacagTTACCAACTAATAAATTTAGGGAAAAAAATTTACTTGTCGACATTCGAGAATTTGAACATTGTTAGTGACATTTTCATTCAAACCgaccttagctcagttggtagagcggaaGACTGTAGTGTTTGCAGATAATCTTTAGGTCGCTGGTTCGATTCCGGCAGGTcggattttttatttatttttaacgtTTTTAGGGCCCGTGAGAAGAAGAATCCCAAGAActccttttgttttgttttacatCATTTTCCTTGGAAAGCCCATAAATAAAGAGATCAGGCCCAGACATGTAGATAACCACCCAATTTATTATACTGATTACTAACCACTAATACTAAGTATTTTGTTGCTctacaatttgttttttttcttggctCTACAATTTGTTTGAGCTTTATTTGGTCTACAAATTAAACCatcatttgatttgatttgttttgttttcttttcattttggtAGTAAATGCCTAAATGGATTCATCGTAATTTCCATTTTCTGACTAAGTGGAATCACTCTTTAGTTTCCACTTAGAGTGGATGGAGTGTGACCCAAATCTATCTTCAATAGTTTATTGACTCTTACTTTTCTTGGGTCCTAATCTTAAAGTTAGGTCAATTTATTCAttattcttaatttatattacatCAAAAGAGGAAAATTTGAAGTCCAGAGACactatcatataaaatatttagcaCTTTGATCTTAGTAATTCAAATCGAATATTTGGTcgttttgtaatatttatagaAGACATGTTACATTTTCAAATGGTAGTGCCATACCTAAATAAACATAGTTGAagcatctttaaaaaaaaaaacttaggttgAGACAATCCTTCTAACCAATTGAATTAATCATATCCAAGCATAGGTGAATCTAATATTTTGGTAACTCTATATTAAAAGAAGTCACATTCGACTTTGCATCTCTAAAACTTCGTGTCAATTATTAAGTGCATGCACGAACCTTTGCATCACTATCCTATACATATTAAAGTTTATAtcttttgaaaaatcaaaagtttaaaataggaaaaataaaGTGAACCTGTAAATGAATAAGATTACTCTACGTTTTGATAAGAAAATATACTCTACGTACccatatttcatttttaagttACGTTTATCATTTGATTAACCTTTTGTgtcaatatatatgtatacctTGGTTTATGGCCTAAGAGATACAATGAAGACTTGATTTATAGGAGGTATGGGAGTACGTTTCTTTCTCACAATTCATTTGCTTCTTGATTCATAGGTATGGGAGTACACTACTTTTTTCACAATTTAAAACTATTACGTATTGGCAAAGCCActttttctgcttctttttccTCAACTTTTAATTTAGTGGTATATTCCACCACGCAACCATATAAGATACCTCATCTGTATATAAAGACATGTATCTTAACAAAAACATCATTCAACACCATAACcaacaaaattaataacaaCAAGATAAACTAAAAAACATTAGAATGGGAACGTTTCTAGGACACTTTGTGCCTGGTCTCTCACTTGCACTTCTTGGTCTTTGGCATCTCTTCAACACCATAAGATCTTACTGTCTTAAAGGCCCTGAAACTTTCTCTGCCAAGTTCTGGTTCCCTTTCCCTAAACTCAAACATCTCGAGCTTGTCTTGAtccttttcttctccttcttcgcCATCATTCTCTTAACTATAGACTTCCCTGATTTCAATTTCTCCTCTTTCAAGCCAGACAACCTAGAACATGCTTCCATGTTCCTACACCTCATTATCTTCGCATGTTTCGCTCTCTTTTGCGAGCTAACCCTTTGCTCAGATCTCTTCTCCGGTATAATAGGGATCCTCTCTGCTTCTGTCTTTGCACAAGAACTCTTCCTCCTTCATTTCCACTCCACTGATCACTTAGGTCTTGAAGGTCACTACCATTTCCTTCTCCAGCTCATCGCTTTTGTCTCCTTCTCCTCGGCTCTAGCTTCTGCTTCTTTTCCGAAGTCATTTTCTGCAGCACTAGTCCTCTCGGTTTCTGTTATGTTTCAAGGATGCTGGTTCTTGAACATGGGTTTCATGCTT from Raphanus sativus cultivar WK10039 chromosome 8, ASM80110v3, whole genome shotgun sequence includes:
- the LOC108819334 gene encoding uncharacterized protein LOC108819334, yielding MGTFLGHFVPGLSLALLGLWHLFNTIRSYCLKGPETFSAKFWFPFPKLKHLELVLILFFSFFAIILLTIDFPDFNFSSFKPDNLEHASMFLHLIIFACFALFCELTLCSDLFSGIIGILSASVFAQELFLLHFHSTDHLGLEGHYHFLLQLIAFVSFSSALASASFPKSFSAALVLSVSVMFQGCWFLNMGFMLWVPKYVPRGCVSNTTASDNRSVVHGSAVACESPGAEVRAKALANLQFSWILSAVLITTCALCFKFSGKVVLPKNRSSSEYERLCRQGSDRSPALKVEVPASSDQQ